In Carya illinoinensis cultivar Pawnee chromosome 9, C.illinoinensisPawnee_v1, whole genome shotgun sequence, the following are encoded in one genomic region:
- the LOC122277732 gene encoding glutathione S-transferase U8-like, whose protein sequence is MVEEVVVFGVWVSPYSRRVETALRLKGVPYKYIEEDLGNKSPLLLKYNPIHEKVPVLVHNGNPIAESLVILEYIDETCPQGFPILPKDPYERATARFGSKFIDDKCMPAITQACWGEGEASDKAVEEATELLMFMENELKENRFFGGERIGMVDIAANIVGFWLGTFEQVTGVELMTRDKFPNLTNWSIEFVRNNVIKENLPPREEMISYLRKKRSAR, encoded by the exons ATGGTCGAAGAGGTGGTGGTCTTTGGTGTTTGGGTAAGCCCTTACAGTCGCAGAGTAGAGACTGCTCTGAGACTGAAAGGAGTACCCTACAAATACATTGAAGAAGATTTAGGCAACAAGAGTCCTTTGCTTCTCAAATACAACCCCATCCATGAGAAAGTTCCCGTGCTTGTACACAATGGAAATCCTATTGCAGAGTCCCTAGTGATTCTTGAATACATTGATGAGACCTGTCCGCAGGGTTTCCCCATATTGCCCAAAGATCCTTATGAGAGAGCCACTGCACGTTTCGGGTCCAAGTTCATTGACGACAAg tGTATGCCTGCAATAACGCAAGCTTGCTGGGGTGAAGGAGAAGCGAGTGATAAGGCAGTGGAAGAAGCAACTGAGCTTCTAATGTTTATGGAGAATGAGCTAAAGGAAAACAGGTTCTTTGGAGGAGAGAGGATTGGAATGGTAGACATAGCAGCTAATATCGTAGGCTTCTGGCTTGGAACCTTTGAACAAGTTACCGGGGTAGAGTTGATGACTAGAGACAAATTTCCCAACCTGACCAACTGGAGCATTGAATTTGTAAGAAACAATGTTATCAAGGAAAATCTTCCTCCAAGAGAGGAAATGATTTCTTATTTACGAAAGAAAAGATCAGCCCGCTAA